A stretch of Komagataella phaffii GS115 chromosome 2, complete sequence DNA encodes these proteins:
- a CDS encoding Esa1p-associated factor, nonessential component of the NuA4 acetyltransferase complex translates to MEEPNPPKLEINGKCLAYHGPLLYEAKILKTHQANSTSIVGPEGKEEIDSKGFSNFPEAFMGKTCFYVHYKGWKPKWDEWVTVERLLVLSTDNLQLQKDLRNRTMQKLKKPQKAVTPKLKAKLIATPAASSEEKNANGKAKPKRIKDCVLPELLKQETKDAGFEISVSVALKELLVDDWERITKENKLVDIPSRHPVKDICNTYQSFVLEGVAKHSAFYDNTLDFFQGLRVYFNTTLASILLYQFERKQLKELMNTSTEPLDYSSIYGPTHLLRLLVTLPSLISQTKIDSQSLDFFKTTLNQLLLWLHKNIEQYFVDDYINTSPSYEALARI, encoded by the coding sequence ATGGAGGAACCAAACCCGCCAAAATTGGAGATAAATGGGAAATGTCTGGCATATCATGGACCTCTACTCTATGAGGCAAAGATATTAAAAACTCACCAAGCAAATTCTACGAGTATTGTTGGTCCCGAGGGCAAAGAAGAGATAGACTCGAAGGGATTCTCTAATTTTCCTGAAGCTTTTATGGGAAAGACCTGCTTCTATGTGCATTATAAAGGTTGGAAGCCTAAATGGGACGAATGGGTTACTGTTGAGAGGCTTCTGGTACTGAGCACAGATAATTTACAACTACAAAAGGATCTTAGAAATCGGACAATgcaaaaactgaaaaaacCTCAAAAAGCCGTAACACCGAAGTTAAAGGCTAAACTAATCGCAACCCCAGCAGCGAGCTCAGAGGAAAAGAATGCTAACGGGAAAGCCAAACCTAAGCGCATAAAGGACTGTGTACTACCGGAGTTATTGAAACAGGAAACGAAAGATGCTGGGTTCGAAATTTCTGTCTCAGTCGCCTTAAAGGAACTTTTAGTCGATGATTGGGAAAGAATAACAAAAGAGAACAAGTTGGTTGACATTCCTTCACGGCACCCAGTGAAGGATATTTGCAACACTTATCAATCTTTCGTTTTGGAGGGAGTGGCCAAACATAGTGCCTTCTACGACAATACGcttgatttctttcaaggcCTACGGGTCTATTTCAACACGACATTGGCATCCATTTTGTTGTATCAATTTGAACGCAAACAACTGAAAGAGTTGATGAACACATCCACAGAACCACTAGACTACTCTTCAATCTACGGGCCAACACATCTTTTAAGATTACTAGTCACGTTGCCGTCATTAATTTCTCAGACAAAGATTGATAGCCAATCGTTagatttcttcaagacGACTTTGAACCAACTACTACTCTGGTTACACAAGAATATTGAGCAGTATTTCGTCGACGATTATATAAATACTAGCCCTAGTTACGAAGCTCTAGCTAGGATATAA
- a CDS encoding Palmitoylated, plasma membrane-bound casein kinase I isoform has translation MSAQSPNIVASHYRIDVKIGEGSFGVIFKGYDLLRNNQPVAIKFESRKTKVPQLKDEFTAYKQLNSRIEYHRRYQQGQTSLGGQDTDDENLDVVKYEGIPKVYYFGNEGLYNILIIQLLGPSLEDLFDWCGRQFSNLTVAMIARQMIERIRLVHDNLLIYRDIKPDNFLIGDYEGTGQDNLIYLVDFGMVKQYRNPNTGKHIPYREKKALSGTARYMSINTHLGREQSRRDDLESLGHVFLYFLKGELPWQGLKANSNKEKYEKIGEKKRNTPLEEICAGFPPQFRRYMEYVRSLKFEDTPDYAYLIGLMNEVVRIETEGIEPITPAPASSSSQAPSVDLRYDWMRLNDGKGWNWATNKKTNLNGYSQPKKNRPTPVSNLPQRKRTDKKLTDSKFPNYGSNYGSNNYARQQAETTERSHSYCCCW, from the coding sequence ATGTCAGCCCAATCTCCAAACATTGTAGCATCACACTACAGAATCGACGTCAAGATTGGAGAAGGTTCGTTTGGCGTCATATTCAAAGGGTATGATCTATTACGGAACAATCAGCCTGTTGCAATCAAGTTTGAGTCTCGCAAGACCAAGGTTCCACAACTGAAAGATGAATTTACTGCCTATAAACAACTCAACAGTCGCATTGAATACCATAGAAGATATCAACAAGGACAAACTTCGCTGGGAGGTCAAGATACAGACGATGAGAACCTGGATGTGGTCAAGTATGAGGGAATACCCAAAGTGTATTATTTTGGCAACGAGGGGCTCTATAACATACTGATCATTCAACTTTTAGGCCCTTCCTTGGAGGACTTGTTTGATTGGTGCGGAAGACAGTTCTCAAACTTGACAGTAGCTATGATTGCTCGTCAGATGATTGAACGAATCCGTTTAGTGCATGATAATTTGTTGATTTACAGAGATATCAAACCAGACAATTTCCTCATTGGTGATTATGAAGGAACGGGTCAGGATAACTTGATTTACTTGGTTGACTTTGGAATGGTGAAGCAATACAGAAATCCAAACACTGGAAAACATATTCCGTatagagagaagaaagcaTTGAGTGGCACCGCTCGATACATGTCCATCAACACGCATTTAGGAAGGGAACAGTCCAGAAGAGATGATTTGGAAAGTCTGGGGCACGTTTTCctttattttttgaaaggagAATTGCCCTGGCAAGGTTTGAAGGCTAACAGCAACAAGGAAAAGTACGAAAAGATAggagagaagaaaagaaataccCCATTAGAAGAAATATGTGCAGGGTTTCCACCACAATTTCGCCGGTATATGGAGTATGTTCGAAGCCTTAAGTTTGAGGATACTCCTGATTATGCTTATTTAATTGGGTTGATGAATGAAGTGGTGCGAATCGAGACGGAAGGTATAGAGCCTATTACCCCTGCACCAGCTTCCTCGTCCTCCCAAGCTCCATCGGTAGACCTTCGATACGATTGGATGAGGCTTAATGATGGGAAAGGGTGGAACTGGGCAACCAACAAGAAGACAAACCTAAATGGTTACTCGCAGCCCAAGAAGAATAGACCTACTCCTGTTAGCAATCTCCCACAGAGGAAGAGGACTGATAAGAAACTAACTGATTCCAAGTTCCCCAACTATGGATCTAACTATGGATCTAATAATTATGCTCGCCAACAGGCTGAAACTACCGAGAGATCTCATTCATACTGTTGCTGCTGGTAG